The proteins below come from a single Mus musculus strain C57BL/6J chromosome 5, GRCm38.p6 C57BL/6J genomic window:
- the Stag3 gene encoding cohesin subunit SA-3 produces MPTLWSPSTQHHGSSSGSESSPLQKSVRRAQMALSPCSSSILPCDDRDSQGTAEWDSPSTNEDSDFEDSLRRNVKKRAAKQPPKAVPAAKHRKKQSRIVSSGNGKNESVPSTNYLFDAVKAARSCMQSLVDEWLDNYKQDENAGFLELINFFIRACGCKSTVTPEMFKTMSNSEIIQHLTEEFNEDSGDYPLTAPGPSWKKFQGSFCEFVKTLVYQCQYSLLYDGFPMDDLISLLIGLSDSQVRAFRHTSTLAAMKLMTSLVKVALQLSLHKDNNQRQYEAERNKGPEQRAPERLESLLEKRKEFQENQEDIEGMMNAIFRGVFVHRYRDILPEIRAICIEEIGYWMQSYSTSFLNDSYLKYIGWTLHDKHKEVRLKCVKALAGLYSNQELSLRMELFTNRFKDRMVSMVMDRECEVAVEAIRLLTLILKNMEGVLTSADCEKIYSIVYISNRAMASSAGEFVYWKIFHPECGAKAVSDRERRRSPQAQKTFIYLLLAFFMESEHHNHAAYLVDSLWDCAGSYLKDWESLTNLLLQKDQNLGDMQERMLIEILVSSARQAAEGHPPVGRITGKKSLTAKERKLQAYDKMKLAEHLIPLLPQLLAKFSADAENVAPLLQLLSYFDLSIYCTQRLEKHLELLLQQLQEVVVKHVEPEVLEAAAHALYLLCKPEFTFFSRVDFARSQLVDFLTDRFQQELDDLMQSSFLDEDEVYSLTATLKRLSAFYNAHDLTRWEISEPCSRLLRKAVDTGEVPHQVILPALTLVYFSILWTVTHISESTSHKQLMSLKKRMVAFCELCQSCLSDVDPEIQEQAFVLLSDLLLIFSPQMIVGGRDFLRPLVFFPEATLQSELASFLMDHVFLQPGELGNGQSQEDHVQIELLHQRRRLLAGFCKLLLYGVLELDAASDVFKHYNKFYEDYGDIIKETLTRARQIDRCQCSRILLLSLKQLYTELIQEQGPQGLTELPAFIEMRDLARRFALSFGPQQLHNRDLVVMLHKEGIKFSLSELPPAGSSHEPPNLAFLELLSEFSPRLFHQDKRLLLSYLEKCLQRVSKAPNHPWGPVTTYCHSLHPLEITAEASPRGPPHSKKRCVEGPCRPQEEESSSQEESLQLNSGPTTPTLTSTAVKRKQSLRTVGKKQKGRPGPGPGPGPELICSQQLLGTQRLKMSSAPCFQIRCDPSGSGLGKQLTRLSLMEEDEEEELRLLDEEWQRGDKMLHSPSSPSEHGLDLLDTTELNMEDF; encoded by the exons ATGCCTACTCTGTGGTCACCTTCTACCCAGCACCATGGCTCTTCCTCAGGCAGTGAGTCTTCCCCACTTCAAAAGTCTGTGAGACGTGCACAGATGGCCTTGTCTCCTTGTTCCTCCTCCATCCTACCCTGTGATGACAGAGACTCACAGGGAACTGCAGAGTG GGATAGTCCCTCAACTAACGAAGACAGCGACTTTGAAGACAGCTTAAGACGAAATGTGAAGAAGAGAGCAGCAAAGCAACCACCCAAAGCTGTTCCA GCAGCAAAACATCGGAAGAAGCAGTCCCGAATAGTATCTAGTGGGAATGGCAAGAATGAATCAGTGCCATCAACCAATTACCTTTTTGATGCTGTGAAAGCTGCTAGAAGTTGCATGCAG TCTTTGGTGGATGAGTGGCTAGATAACTACAAGCAAGATGAAAATGCAGGATTCTTGGAGCTCATTAATTTTTTCATCCGAGCCTGTGGATGTAAAA GCACTGTGACTCCTGAGATGTTCAAGACAATGTCCAATTCAGAGATCATCCAACACCTAACGGAAGAGTTTAATGAG GACTCGGGGGACTATCCCCTGACAGCTCCAGGTCCCTCCTGGAAGAAGTTCCAGGGAAGCTTCTGTGAGTTTGTGAAGACATTGGTCTATCAGTGCCAGTACAGTCTCCTCTATGATGGCTTTCCTATGGATGACCTTATCTCCCTGCTCATTGGCCTCTCAGATTCCCAGGTCCGAGCCTTTCGTCATACTAGTACCCTGGCTG CCATGAAGCTAATGACTTCTCTGGTAAAAGTTGCACTCCAGTTGAGTCTGCACAAAGACAACAATCAACGTCAGTATGAGGCTGAACGAAACAAGGGGCCAGAGCAGAGAGCACCGGAACGACTGGAGAGTCTGCTGGAGAAACGAAAAGAG ttccaagagaaTCAAGAGGACATAGAGGGGATGATGAATGCCATCTTCAGAGGTGTCTTTGTCCATCGGTACAG GGACATCCTTCCTGAGATCCGCGCTATCTGCATTGAGGAGATTGGGTATTGGATGCAAAGCTACAGCACCTCCTTTCTTAATGACAGCTACCTAAAATACATCGGCTGGACCCTGCATGATAAG CACAAGGAAGTTCGCCTGAAGTGTGtgaaggctctggcagggctgtACAGCAACCAGGAGCTGAGCTTACGGATGGAGCTCTTTACAAATCGCTTCAAG GACCGGATGGTTTCCATGGTCATGGACAGAGAGTGTGAAGTAGCAGTGGAGGCCATCAGATTGCTGACCCTTATTCTGAA gaacatggagggagTGCTGACTAGTGCAGACTGTGAGAAAATTTACTCCATTGTATACATTTCTAATCGTGCTATGGCCTCTTCTGCAGGGGAATTTGTGTATTGGAA GATCTTCCATCCTGAATGTGGGGCAAAAGCAGTGAGTGATAGAGAGCGACGCCGGAGTCCACAAGCCCAGAAGACTTTCATTTATCTTTTACTGGCCTTCTTTATGGAGAGTGAG CATCACAACCATGCTGCTTACTTAGTAGACAGCTTGTGGGACTGTGCGGGGTCTTACCTGAAGGACTGGGAGAGTCTGACAAACCTGTTGCTGCAGAAAGACCAGA ATCTGGGTGATATGCAAGAGAGAATGCTGATAGAAATCCTTGTGTCTAGTGCCCGGCAAGCTGCAGAGGGTCACCCTCCAGTGGGGCGCATCACTGGAAAGAAG AGTCTGACGGCCAAAGAACGCAAGCTTCAAGCCTATGATAAGATGAAGCTGGCTGAGCACCTCATCCCCCTCTTGCCCCAGCTCCTTGCCAAG TTCTCAGCAGATGCAGAGAATGTTGCTCCCTTGCTCCAGCTGCTCAGTTACTTTGACCTCAGCATATATTGCACTCAGCGCTTGGAAAAG CACTTGGAGCTGCTTCTGCAACAACTCCAGGAGGTGGTGGTGAAGCATGTAGAGCCTGAGGTGCTTGAGGCAGCAGCCCATGCCCTCTATCTGCTCTGCAAACCAGAGTTCACCTTCTTCAGCAGAGTGGACTTTGCCAGAAGCCAATTAGTAGATTTTCTGACTGATAGATTCCAGCAGGAGCTTGATGACCTAATGCAG TCATCCTTCCTAGATGAGGATGAGGTATACAGCCTGACAGCCACCCTGAAGcgtctctctgccttttacaa TGCTCATGACCTGACCCGATGGGAGATCTCTGAACCATGTTCTCGACTCCTCCGGAAGGCTGTAGACACAGGAGAAGTTCCTCACCAG GTGATTTTGCCAGCCTTGACTCTGGTATATTTTTCCATTCTCTGGACAGTAACCCACATTTCAGAGTCTACTTCTCAT AAGCAGCTGATGAGTCTGAAGAAAAGAATGGTAGCCTTCTGTGAGCTTTGCCAAAGCTGCCTCTCAGACGTGGACCCAGAGATCCAGGAGCAG GCTTTTGTCTTATTAAGTGACCTGCTTCTCATCTTCAGCCCTCAGATGATTGTAGGGGGACGGGATTTCCTTAGGCCTCTTGTCTTTTTTCCGGAAGCTACTCTCCAGTCGGAACTAGCCAGCTTCCTCATGGACCATGTCTTTCTCCAGCCTGGAGAACTGGGCAACG GTCAGTCACAGGAGGATCACGTCCAGATAGAACTTCTGCACCAGAGGCGCCGCCTGCTTGCAGGATTTTGTAAGCTGCTGCTTTATGGGGTATTGGAGCTGGATGCAGCCTCAGACGTTTTCAAACACTACAACAAG TTCTATGAAGACTATGGTGACATTATCAAGGAAACATTAACTCGAGCAAGACAAATTGACAGATGTCAGTGCTCTCGGATCCTGCTCCTGAGCCTAAAGCAG CTCTACACAGAACTGATACAGGAGCAGGGCCCCCAGGGCCTGACAGAACTGCCAGCCTTCATTGAGATGAGAGACTTGGCTCGGAGGTTTGCCTTGAGCTTTGGACCCCAGCAGCTCCATAACCGAGATCTTGTGGTCATGCTGCACAA GGAAGGCATCAAGTTCTCATTGTCTGAGCTTCCTCCTGCTGGTTCTTCTCATGAGCCCCCAAATCTTGCATTCCTGGAGCTTCTTTCAGAGTTCTCCCCTCGCCTCTTCCATCAGGACAAGCGGCTACT ACTATCCTACCTGGAAAAGTGTCTGCAGCGTGTCTCCAAGGCACCTAACCATCCCTGGGGTCCAGTCACCACCTACTGCCACTCCCTTCACCCTCTAGAGATCACAGCAGAGGCCAGCCCTCGTGGACCCCCCCACTCCAAGAAGAGGTGTGTTGAAG GCCCCTGCAGGCCTCAGGAAGAAGAGTCCTCATCCCAGGAAGAAAGCCTTCAGCTGAACAGTGGCCCCACAACCCCTACCCTCACCTCCACCGCAGTGAAGAGGAAGCAGTCTCTGAGGACAGTGGGCAAGAAGCAAAAAGGTagaccaggaccaggaccaggaccaggaccagagCTGATCTGCAG TCAGCAACTCTTAGGCACCCAGAGGTTGAAGATGTCGAGTGCACCATGTTTCCAGATTCGATGTGATCCTTCAGGCTCTGGCTTGGGCAAGCAGCTGACCCG ACTCAGCCTtatggaagaagatgaggaagaagagctAAGACTTCTGGATGAAGAATGGCAACGTGGAGACAAG ATGCTTCATAGCCCTTCTTCTCCCAGTGAGCATGGGTTGGACCTATTAGATACAACAGAGCTGAACATGGAG GATTTCTGA
- the Stag3 gene encoding cohesin subunit SA-3 isoform X3: MPTLWSPSTQHHGSSSGSESSPLQKSVRRAQMALSPCSSSILPCDDRDSQGTAEWDSPSTNEDSDFEDSLRRNVKKRAAKQPPKAVPAAKHRKKQSRIVSSGNGKNESVPSTNYLFDAVKAARSCMQSLVDEWLDNYKQDENAGFLELINFFIRACGCKSTVTPEMFKTMSNSEIIQHLTEEFNEDSGDYPLTAPGPSWKKFQGSFCEFVKTLVYQCQYSLLYDGFPMDDLISLLIGLSDSQVRAFRHTSTLAAMKLMTSLVKVALQLSLHKDNNQRQYEAERNKGPEQRAPERLESLLEKRKEFQENQEDIEGMMNAIFRGVFVHRYRDILPEIRAICIEEIGYWMQSYSTSFLNDSYLKYIGWTLHDKHKEVRLKCVKALAGLYSNQELSLRMELFTNRFKDRMVSMVMDRECEVAVEAIRLLTLILKNMEGVLTSADCEKIYSIVYISNRAMASSAGEFVYWKIFHPECGAKAVSDRERRRSPQAQKTFIYLLLAFFMESEHHNHAAYLVDSLWDCAGSYLKDWESLTNLLLQKDQNLGDMQERMLIEILVSSARQAAEGHPPVGRITGKKSLTAKERKLQAYDKMKLAEHLIPLLPQLLAKDTLSTVVLSRCRECCSLAPAAQLL; the protein is encoded by the exons ATGCCTACTCTGTGGTCACCTTCTACCCAGCACCATGGCTCTTCCTCAGGCAGTGAGTCTTCCCCACTTCAAAAGTCTGTGAGACGTGCACAGATGGCCTTGTCTCCTTGTTCCTCCTCCATCCTACCCTGTGATGACAGAGACTCACAGGGAACTGCAGAGTG GGATAGTCCCTCAACTAACGAAGACAGCGACTTTGAAGACAGCTTAAGACGAAATGTGAAGAAGAGAGCAGCAAAGCAACCACCCAAAGCTGTTCCA GCAGCAAAACATCGGAAGAAGCAGTCCCGAATAGTATCTAGTGGGAATGGCAAGAATGAATCAGTGCCATCAACCAATTACCTTTTTGATGCTGTGAAAGCTGCTAGAAGTTGCATGCAG TCTTTGGTGGATGAGTGGCTAGATAACTACAAGCAAGATGAAAATGCAGGATTCTTGGAGCTCATTAATTTTTTCATCCGAGCCTGTGGATGTAAAA GCACTGTGACTCCTGAGATGTTCAAGACAATGTCCAATTCAGAGATCATCCAACACCTAACGGAAGAGTTTAATGAG GACTCGGGGGACTATCCCCTGACAGCTCCAGGTCCCTCCTGGAAGAAGTTCCAGGGAAGCTTCTGTGAGTTTGTGAAGACATTGGTCTATCAGTGCCAGTACAGTCTCCTCTATGATGGCTTTCCTATGGATGACCTTATCTCCCTGCTCATTGGCCTCTCAGATTCCCAGGTCCGAGCCTTTCGTCATACTAGTACCCTGGCTG CCATGAAGCTAATGACTTCTCTGGTAAAAGTTGCACTCCAGTTGAGTCTGCACAAAGACAACAATCAACGTCAGTATGAGGCTGAACGAAACAAGGGGCCAGAGCAGAGAGCACCGGAACGACTGGAGAGTCTGCTGGAGAAACGAAAAGAG ttccaagagaaTCAAGAGGACATAGAGGGGATGATGAATGCCATCTTCAGAGGTGTCTTTGTCCATCGGTACAG GGACATCCTTCCTGAGATCCGCGCTATCTGCATTGAGGAGATTGGGTATTGGATGCAAAGCTACAGCACCTCCTTTCTTAATGACAGCTACCTAAAATACATCGGCTGGACCCTGCATGATAAG CACAAGGAAGTTCGCCTGAAGTGTGtgaaggctctggcagggctgtACAGCAACCAGGAGCTGAGCTTACGGATGGAGCTCTTTACAAATCGCTTCAAG GACCGGATGGTTTCCATGGTCATGGACAGAGAGTGTGAAGTAGCAGTGGAGGCCATCAGATTGCTGACCCTTATTCTGAA gaacatggagggagTGCTGACTAGTGCAGACTGTGAGAAAATTTACTCCATTGTATACATTTCTAATCGTGCTATGGCCTCTTCTGCAGGGGAATTTGTGTATTGGAA GATCTTCCATCCTGAATGTGGGGCAAAAGCAGTGAGTGATAGAGAGCGACGCCGGAGTCCACAAGCCCAGAAGACTTTCATTTATCTTTTACTGGCCTTCTTTATGGAGAGTGAG CATCACAACCATGCTGCTTACTTAGTAGACAGCTTGTGGGACTGTGCGGGGTCTTACCTGAAGGACTGGGAGAGTCTGACAAACCTGTTGCTGCAGAAAGACCAGA ATCTGGGTGATATGCAAGAGAGAATGCTGATAGAAATCCTTGTGTCTAGTGCCCGGCAAGCTGCAGAGGGTCACCCTCCAGTGGGGCGCATCACTGGAAAGAAG AGTCTGACGGCCAAAGAACGCAAGCTTCAAGCCTATGATAAGATGAAGCTGGCTGAGCACCTCATCCCCCTCTTGCCCCAGCTCCTTGCCAAG GATACTCTTTCCACTGTAGTTCTCAGCAGATGCAGAGAATGTTGCTCCCTTGCTCCAGCTGCTCAGTTACTTTGA
- the Stag3 gene encoding cohesin subunit SA-3 isoform X2, protein MKLAEHLIPLLPQLLAKFSADAENVAPLLQLLSYFDLSIYCTQRLEKHLELLLQQLQEVVVKHVEPEVLEAAAHALYLLCKPEFTFFSRVDFARSQLVDFLTDRFQQELDDLMQSSFLDEDEVYSLTATLKRLSAFYNAHDLTRWEISEPCSRLLRKAVDTGEVPHQVILPALTLVYFSILWTVTHISESTSHKQLMSLKKRMVAFCELCQSCLSDVDPEIQEQAFVLLSDLLLIFSPQMIVGGRDFLRPLVFFPEATLQSELASFLMDHVFLQPGELGNGQSQEDHVQIELLHQRRRLLAGFCKLLLYGVLELDAASDVFKHYNKFYEDYGDIIKETLTRARQIDRCQCSRILLLSLKQLYTELIQEQGPQGLTELPAFIEMRDLARRFALSFGPQQLHNRDLVVMLHKEGIKFSLSELPPAGSSHEPPNLAFLELLSEFSPRLFHQDKRLLLSYLEKCLQRVSKAPNHPWGPVTTYCHSLHPLEITAEASPRGPPHSKKRCVEGPCRPQEEESSSQEESLQLNSGPTTPTLTSTAVKRKQSLRTVGKKQKGRPGPGPGPGPELICSQQLLGTQRLKMSSAPCFQIRCDPSGSGLGKQLTRLSLMEEDEEEELRLLDEEWQRGDKMLHSPSSPSEHGLDLLDTTELNMEDF, encoded by the exons ATGAAGCTGGCTGAGCACCTCATCCCCCTCTTGCCCCAGCTCCTTGCCAAG TTCTCAGCAGATGCAGAGAATGTTGCTCCCTTGCTCCAGCTGCTCAGTTACTTTGACCTCAGCATATATTGCACTCAGCGCTTGGAAAAG CACTTGGAGCTGCTTCTGCAACAACTCCAGGAGGTGGTGGTGAAGCATGTAGAGCCTGAGGTGCTTGAGGCAGCAGCCCATGCCCTCTATCTGCTCTGCAAACCAGAGTTCACCTTCTTCAGCAGAGTGGACTTTGCCAGAAGCCAATTAGTAGATTTTCTGACTGATAGATTCCAGCAGGAGCTTGATGACCTAATGCAG TCATCCTTCCTAGATGAGGATGAGGTATACAGCCTGACAGCCACCCTGAAGcgtctctctgccttttacaa TGCTCATGACCTGACCCGATGGGAGATCTCTGAACCATGTTCTCGACTCCTCCGGAAGGCTGTAGACACAGGAGAAGTTCCTCACCAG GTGATTTTGCCAGCCTTGACTCTGGTATATTTTTCCATTCTCTGGACAGTAACCCACATTTCAGAGTCTACTTCTCAT AAGCAGCTGATGAGTCTGAAGAAAAGAATGGTAGCCTTCTGTGAGCTTTGCCAAAGCTGCCTCTCAGACGTGGACCCAGAGATCCAGGAGCAG GCTTTTGTCTTATTAAGTGACCTGCTTCTCATCTTCAGCCCTCAGATGATTGTAGGGGGACGGGATTTCCTTAGGCCTCTTGTCTTTTTTCCGGAAGCTACTCTCCAGTCGGAACTAGCCAGCTTCCTCATGGACCATGTCTTTCTCCAGCCTGGAGAACTGGGCAACG GTCAGTCACAGGAGGATCACGTCCAGATAGAACTTCTGCACCAGAGGCGCCGCCTGCTTGCAGGATTTTGTAAGCTGCTGCTTTATGGGGTATTGGAGCTGGATGCAGCCTCAGACGTTTTCAAACACTACAACAAG TTCTATGAAGACTATGGTGACATTATCAAGGAAACATTAACTCGAGCAAGACAAATTGACAGATGTCAGTGCTCTCGGATCCTGCTCCTGAGCCTAAAGCAG CTCTACACAGAACTGATACAGGAGCAGGGCCCCCAGGGCCTGACAGAACTGCCAGCCTTCATTGAGATGAGAGACTTGGCTCGGAGGTTTGCCTTGAGCTTTGGACCCCAGCAGCTCCATAACCGAGATCTTGTGGTCATGCTGCACAA GGAAGGCATCAAGTTCTCATTGTCTGAGCTTCCTCCTGCTGGTTCTTCTCATGAGCCCCCAAATCTTGCATTCCTGGAGCTTCTTTCAGAGTTCTCCCCTCGCCTCTTCCATCAGGACAAGCGGCTACT ACTATCCTACCTGGAAAAGTGTCTGCAGCGTGTCTCCAAGGCACCTAACCATCCCTGGGGTCCAGTCACCACCTACTGCCACTCCCTTCACCCTCTAGAGATCACAGCAGAGGCCAGCCCTCGTGGACCCCCCCACTCCAAGAAGAGGTGTGTTGAAG GCCCCTGCAGGCCTCAGGAAGAAGAGTCCTCATCCCAGGAAGAAAGCCTTCAGCTGAACAGTGGCCCCACAACCCCTACCCTCACCTCCACCGCAGTGAAGAGGAAGCAGTCTCTGAGGACAGTGGGCAAGAAGCAAAAAGGTagaccaggaccaggaccaggaccaggaccagagCTGATCTGCAG TCAGCAACTCTTAGGCACCCAGAGGTTGAAGATGTCGAGTGCACCATGTTTCCAGATTCGATGTGATCCTTCAGGCTCTGGCTTGGGCAAGCAGCTGACCCG ACTCAGCCTtatggaagaagatgaggaagaagagctAAGACTTCTGGATGAAGAATGGCAACGTGGAGACAAG ATGCTTCATAGCCCTTCTTCTCCCAGTGAGCATGGGTTGGACCTATTAGATACAACAGAGCTGAACATGGAG GATTTCTGA